A stretch of the Sulfurimonas sp. HSL-1656 genome encodes the following:
- a CDS encoding peptidylprolyl isomerase yields MQRHRKYLVITIWISTIAFIGAGFVGWGQYSYGDKSGAVAKVGDVSITSRELQKTYAQLFNRYSQIFQGQFDEEQAKKLGLDKQALQQLVNQALLVNLANSYNLEATDKEVAAVLQSQQAFIENGVFSKELYQKVLKQNRLTPVDYEADIRRALLIQKLFALFPATANGVEKTAFETALGIADKFEYKVLDGAMVNIDTSDAALKAFWESHKNDYMTPRAFKIAYITQDAVDAGAGDEELQAYYDAHKYDFVGPDGKIMAFENAKSAVTAALNDKATNKEALKTYIAFKKEKLDAGVKIVETTVREGDGSFSAETVQAIAAADAASPYLKPKKEHGAYVVIKRLETIAPMPKTFEAAKAELLAAYTSQMRGQKLMELAQSSLASFRGTTTEGYLKRDATAGVEGLNEQETQALLASLFRSNKAENMAQLSSGKIVLYRIVDQKIDPASAPNETEAVAQVKETLLSQSLIATLAERYETQIFLKGFGQ; encoded by the coding sequence ATGCAACGACACCGAAAATACCTCGTCATTACGATCTGGATCTCAACGATCGCGTTTATCGGGGCGGGATTTGTCGGATGGGGGCAGTACAGCTACGGCGACAAATCGGGGGCCGTGGCCAAAGTCGGTGACGTCAGCATCACCAGCCGGGAACTCCAAAAGACCTACGCACAGCTTTTCAACCGCTACAGCCAGATCTTCCAGGGCCAGTTCGACGAAGAGCAGGCTAAAAAGCTCGGCCTGGACAAACAGGCGTTACAGCAGCTCGTCAACCAGGCCCTGCTCGTCAACCTGGCTAACAGCTATAACCTCGAAGCGACCGACAAAGAGGTGGCCGCGGTACTGCAGTCCCAGCAGGCCTTCATCGAGAACGGGGTCTTCAGCAAAGAGCTCTACCAGAAGGTGCTCAAACAGAACCGTTTGACCCCGGTCGACTACGAAGCGGATATCCGCCGCGCGCTGCTGATCCAGAAACTCTTCGCCCTTTTCCCGGCGACGGCGAACGGTGTCGAAAAGACGGCATTCGAAACCGCCCTCGGCATTGCCGACAAGTTCGAGTACAAAGTGCTTGACGGTGCCATGGTCAACATCGACACCTCCGACGCCGCACTCAAAGCGTTCTGGGAGAGCCACAAAAACGACTACATGACACCGCGTGCGTTCAAGATCGCCTACATTACCCAGGATGCGGTTGATGCCGGTGCAGGTGACGAAGAGCTGCAGGCATACTACGACGCACACAAATACGACTTCGTAGGACCGGACGGCAAGATCATGGCCTTTGAAAACGCCAAGAGCGCCGTCACCGCTGCCCTCAATGACAAGGCGACCAACAAAGAGGCCCTGAAAACCTACATCGCCTTCAAAAAAGAGAAACTCGACGCCGGCGTCAAGATCGTCGAAACGACCGTCCGCGAAGGCGACGGCAGCTTCAGCGCCGAGACGGTGCAGGCCATCGCCGCCGCCGATGCAGCCAGCCCCTACCTCAAACCGAAAAAAGAGCACGGCGCCTACGTGGTCATCAAACGCCTCGAGACCATCGCGCCGATGCCGAAAACCTTCGAAGCAGCCAAAGCGGAACTCCTCGCCGCCTACACCAGCCAGATGCGCGGCCAGAAACTGATGGAACTGGCACAGTCCTCACTCGCGTCTTTCCGCGGCACGACGACAGAGGGCTACCTCAAGCGTGATGCAACGGCCGGTGTCGAAGGCCTGAACGAACAGGAGACACAGGCACTGCTCGCCAGCCTCTTCCGCTCGAACAAAGCCGAAAACATGGCGCAACTCTCTTCGGGCAAAATCGTGCTCTACCGCATCGTCGACCAGAAGATCGACCCTGCAAGCGCGCCCAATGAGACCGAGGCCGTTGCCCAGGTCAAAGAGACCCTTCTCAGCCAGTCCCTGATTGCCACCCTTGCCGAGCGGTATGAAACACAGATCTTCCTCAAAGGATTCGGGCAGTGA
- a CDS encoding adenosylmethionine--8-amino-7-oxononanoate transaminase: MNNREISERDLRHIWHPCTQMKDHEFLPLTPIKKGNGIYLEDFDGNCYIDAVSSWWVNLFGHANPIISSAVKTQAETLEHVILAGFTHEPVVRLSERLAALTPEGLTRCFYADNGSSAIEVALKMAYHYYKNIGKERPLFISLTNSYHGETIGALSVGDVSLYKETYGPLLLQTIQTPVPADQSEEAAVAAAAELEVLLKARGEEVAALIVEPLIQGAGNMHMYHPRYLKEARKLCDDYDIMLIADEIMTGFGRTGTMFACEQAGITPDLMTLSKGLTGGYLPLSVTMTTEKVYEAFYCDYNLYKAFLHSHSYTGNALACAAANATLDIFELDNVIEANRKLSAMMGEGLKRFESLPNVKSVRQTGMVAAVELEGYTPEERIGLKVFDFALNRGVLLRPLGPVVYFMPPYIINEEELTYVMDTAYEAITSLL; this comes from the coding sequence ATGAACAACCGCGAAATTTCCGAGAGGGACCTGCGCCATATCTGGCATCCGTGCACGCAGATGAAAGATCACGAATTTCTGCCGCTCACGCCGATCAAAAAAGGGAACGGTATCTATCTCGAGGATTTCGACGGCAACTGCTATATCGACGCGGTGAGCAGCTGGTGGGTCAACCTTTTCGGCCATGCGAACCCGATCATCTCTTCGGCGGTCAAAACCCAGGCCGAAACGTTAGAGCACGTTATTTTGGCCGGCTTCACCCATGAGCCGGTTGTTCGTCTTTCCGAACGCCTGGCGGCGCTGACGCCGGAGGGGCTAACGCGCTGTTTTTACGCGGACAACGGGTCGAGCGCCATCGAAGTTGCCCTGAAGATGGCCTATCACTATTATAAGAATATCGGAAAAGAGCGGCCGCTTTTTATCTCCCTGACGAACAGTTACCACGGTGAGACGATCGGGGCCCTTTCCGTCGGGGACGTGTCGCTCTACAAAGAGACCTACGGACCGCTCCTGCTGCAGACGATTCAGACGCCGGTACCGGCCGACCAGAGCGAGGAGGCTGCGGTTGCCGCCGCGGCGGAACTGGAAGTCCTGCTCAAGGCCCGCGGGGAAGAGGTCGCAGCCCTCATTGTCGAGCCGCTGATCCAGGGGGCGGGGAACATGCATATGTACCATCCGCGCTACCTGAAAGAGGCGCGAAAACTTTGCGATGACTATGACATTATGTTGATCGCCGATGAAATTATGACGGGATTCGGACGAACCGGAACGATGTTTGCCTGCGAACAGGCGGGAATTACCCCGGATCTGATGACGCTTTCCAAGGGGTTGACCGGTGGTTATCTGCCGCTTTCTGTTACGATGACCACGGAAAAAGTGTACGAAGCCTTCTACTGTGACTACAACCTTTATAAAGCATTTTTGCATTCGCACAGCTACACGGGCAATGCGCTTGCCTGTGCCGCAGCCAATGCCACGCTCGATATCTTTGAACTCGACAATGTCATCGAAGCCAACCGCAAACTCTCTGCGATGATGGGGGAGGGGCTCAAACGTTTCGAAAGCCTGCCGAACGTCAAGTCGGTGCGGCAGACGGGAATGGTCGCTGCGGTGGAACTGGAGGGGTACACTCCCGAGGAGCGTATCGGGTTGAAGGTCTTTGATTTTGCACTGAACCGCGGTGTGCTGCTCCGCCCCCTGGGGCCGGTCGTCTACTTCATGCCCCCGTACATTATTAATGAAGAGGAGCTGACCTACGTGATGGACACGGCCTACGAGGCAATTACGTCACTGTTGTAG
- a CDS encoding class II aldolase and adducin N-terminal domain-containing protein, translating into MNKQHLKEQLVSFSLSMFRKEFFSIYHGSVSAKSDNSRFIINTKDTIFDHMNEQQLIELYFQKDYRWNEASIDAAIHHSIYRQISDAKFITFSMPPNTMAYSLLHPIIEPMDYFGIKEMPRVEVYDPRSFDQWYERASTEIPKRLLNSDLELVVIRGYGIYAYNRDLHEMAKQLAVLEKSCRILMLRQSMLS; encoded by the coding sequence ATGAACAAACAGCATCTCAAAGAACAGCTCGTCTCTTTTTCCCTCTCGATGTTCCGCAAAGAGTTCTTCAGTATCTACCACGGCAGCGTTTCGGCCAAATCGGACAACAGCCGTTTCATTATCAATACGAAAGATACCATCTTCGACCATATGAACGAGCAGCAGCTGATCGAGCTCTATTTCCAGAAAGACTACCGCTGGAACGAGGCCAGTATCGACGCGGCCATCCACCACAGCATCTACCGCCAGATCAGCGATGCGAAATTCATCACCTTCTCGATGCCGCCCAACACGATGGCCTACAGCCTGCTGCATCCCATCATCGAGCCCATGGACTATTTCGGGATCAAGGAGATGCCCCGTGTGGAAGTCTACGACCCCCGCTCCTTCGACCAGTGGTACGAGCGCGCCTCCACGGAGATCCCCAAGCGGCTGCTCAACTCAGACCTGGAGCTGGTCGTCATCCGCGGCTACGGCATCTACGCCTATAACCGCGACCTGCACGAGATGGCGAAGCAGCTGGCCGTTCTCGAGAAGAGCTGCCGGATCCTGATGCTCCGGCAGAGTATGCTCTCCTAA
- a CDS encoding sulfite:cytochrome C oxidoreductase subunit B yields the protein MKKTIFAALLSLGALNLHAVLNEDVEVPYVPFEIKMGKHFDLVQANCLTCHSFGYILNQGKQSRSFWKEKVEKMVDAFKAPITDEDQSLITDYLAEQYGNGQP from the coding sequence ATGAAAAAAACAATCTTTGCCGCCCTGCTGAGCCTGGGCGCCCTTAATCTCCACGCCGTCCTGAACGAGGATGTCGAAGTCCCTTATGTCCCGTTTGAGATCAAAATGGGCAAACACTTCGACCTGGTCCAGGCCAACTGTCTGACCTGCCACTCTTTCGGCTATATCCTGAACCAGGGCAAACAGTCCCGCAGCTTCTGGAAAGAGAAAGTCGAAAAGATGGTCGACGCGTTCAAGGCGCCCATCACAGATGAGGACCAGTCCCTCATCACCGACTACCTCGCCGAGCAGTACGGCAACGGCCAGCCGTAA
- a CDS encoding molybdopterin-dependent oxidoreductase: protein MKRRSFLKGALAGAGVTALGPEAFAAGQPVDNRKISSIPFPQKRPMITYSDRPPLLESPRYVFAHPVTPNDMFFVRWHMPDIPTHIDLGTFRIKVNGLVERELSLSVDQLKHDFEPVEVYAVLQCGGNSRSAFKPTAGGIQWGSGAMGCARWKGVRLRDILERAGLKKEAEWVGFNGSETAAYYETPNFVRELHLEEIGDHVIVAYEMNGEDLPYLNGYPVRLVIPGTYSDSWVKMLSNLTVTSDYQHLFFMDKAYRIPDNDCECQKPGEHVPTKPITKMNVKSFIGYPTNGETLYHNSYTTIRGVAFDYGAGIKAVMLSFDDGKTWQEATLGDDLGRYAFRAFTYDFKPKKYGKQTIMAKAINRAGEEQPLAKDIKWNHGGYKFNGIDVVTVEVV, encoded by the coding sequence ATGAAACGCAGATCTTTCCTTAAAGGCGCGCTGGCCGGTGCCGGCGTGACCGCGCTGGGCCCCGAAGCCTTCGCCGCGGGCCAGCCCGTCGATAACCGCAAAATCTCCTCCATTCCGTTCCCGCAGAAACGGCCGATGATCACCTACTCAGACCGCCCGCCGCTGCTCGAATCGCCGCGCTACGTCTTTGCCCACCCGGTCACGCCGAACGACATGTTCTTCGTGCGCTGGCACATGCCGGACATCCCGACGCATATCGACCTGGGAACCTTCCGCATCAAGGTCAACGGCCTCGTCGAGCGCGAACTCTCCCTCTCCGTCGACCAGCTGAAGCATGACTTCGAGCCGGTCGAGGTCTATGCCGTCCTGCAGTGCGGCGGTAACAGCCGCTCCGCGTTCAAGCCGACAGCCGGCGGTATCCAGTGGGGCAGCGGCGCCATGGGGTGTGCCCGTTGGAAAGGTGTGCGTCTGCGCGACATCCTTGAGCGTGCCGGTCTGAAAAAAGAGGCGGAGTGGGTCGGTTTCAACGGTTCCGAAACGGCTGCCTACTACGAAACGCCGAACTTTGTCCGCGAACTGCACCTTGAGGAGATCGGTGACCACGTCATCGTAGCCTACGAGATGAACGGCGAGGACCTGCCTTATCTCAACGGGTACCCGGTGCGCCTCGTCATCCCCGGCACCTACTCCGACAGCTGGGTCAAAATGCTGAGCAACCTGACCGTCACCAGCGACTACCAGCACCTCTTCTTTATGGACAAAGCGTACCGCATCCCGGACAACGACTGCGAATGCCAGAAGCCGGGCGAACACGTTCCGACGAAACCGATCACGAAGATGAACGTCAAGTCCTTCATCGGCTACCCGACCAACGGCGAAACGCTCTATCACAACTCCTACACCACTATCCGCGGGGTTGCCTTCGATTACGGTGCGGGCATTAAAGCCGTCATGCTCTCTTTCGACGACGGCAAAACGTGGCAGGAGGCGACGCTGGGCGACGACCTTGGCCGCTACGCGTTCCGTGCCTTCACGTATGACTTCAAACCGAAGAAATACGGCAAGCAGACCATCATGGCCAAGGCGATCAACCGCGCCGGCGAAGAGCAGCCGCTTGCCAAAGACATCAAGTGGAACCACGGCGGTTACAAATTCAACGGGATCGACGTCGTTACCGTCGAAGTAGTCTAA
- a CDS encoding LysR family transcriptional regulator, producing the protein MYTLKQLELFLDLGRSEKIIDTAKKFGLSQSAVSMAIKELERLLDGPLFERIGKRLVLNGRGAMLMRSAAPHVDALHALYDQMRSDSLRGELRLAASVTIAEYFIPTLVCNYMEQNEHVTISLKSANTADVIRKVTSGEVDIGFIEGEGILEEVESRVLMRDELVVLSSDKALSEQGPWFIDQLASRPWIMREKGSGTRAVFLNAISPVDQELNMVMELEHIESIKNFLLAKPDYLSVLPRISVRRELEEGHLYEVPVKAHHFERDFTMIARSQQTLLPLQAHFQEYLLSSIGLQ; encoded by the coding sequence ATGTATACGTTGAAGCAGCTGGAACTTTTCCTCGATCTGGGGCGGAGCGAAAAGATCATCGATACGGCCAAAAAATTCGGGCTGAGCCAGTCGGCGGTATCGATGGCGATCAAGGAGCTCGAGCGGCTGCTCGACGGACCGCTTTTCGAACGGATCGGCAAGCGGCTGGTGCTTAACGGGCGGGGGGCAATGCTGATGCGCAGTGCCGCCCCCCATGTCGATGCCCTGCATGCCCTCTACGACCAGATGCGCAGCGATTCGCTGCGCGGCGAGCTCCGCCTCGCGGCCAGCGTGACGATCGCGGAGTATTTCATCCCGACGCTGGTCTGCAACTACATGGAGCAGAACGAACACGTCACGATCTCCCTCAAAAGCGCCAACACCGCCGACGTCATCCGGAAGGTCACTTCGGGTGAAGTTGACATTGGGTTTATCGAGGGGGAGGGGATCCTCGAAGAGGTCGAGAGCCGGGTGCTGATGCGCGACGAACTGGTCGTCCTCAGCAGTGACAAAGCCCTCTCGGAGCAGGGTCCGTGGTTCATCGACCAGCTGGCATCGCGGCCGTGGATCATGCGGGAGAAGGGCTCAGGCACCCGGGCCGTCTTTCTCAACGCCATCAGCCCCGTCGACCAGGAGCTCAACATGGTGATGGAGCTGGAGCACATCGAGTCGATCAAGAACTTCCTGCTGGCCAAGCCCGATTACCTCAGCGTCCTGCCGCGTATTTCCGTCAGAAGGGAGCTCGAAGAGGGGCACCTGTACGAGGTGCCCGTCAAGGCGCACCACTTCGAGCGCGACTTTACGATGATCGCCCGCAGCCAGCAGACCCTGCTGCCGCTGCAGGCCCATTTCCAGGAGTACCTCTTAAGTTCCATCGGGTTACAATAG